TGAAGACCATCATATCCCATGTCCTTCAACTTTTGCATACCTTGATGAaatccttcatgcattgatgaatAGAAACATTGTTTGAACAAATCCATCGCAGCACCATGCTCTCCTTTTTTCTTGTTGGTCTTACCGCGGACATTATTCTTCAAATGCTGGTAACACCAACCATGATGGAAAGTTGGAAAAACATCACGAATCCCTTGGATCAAACCCTCATGGCGATCCGAAATAATAGTTAGTACACGAGAACCCAAGATAGTTTTTAGTTTCTCCAAGAACCAATGCCAATTCTCAATAGTTTCACTTGATACGATATCGTATACTAGAGGAAATTTTCCTACAgaaacaaaacaaacacaaaaagaaaaaatcatattAAACTGACTGAAACTGCTATTGTAcagaatgaaaccagtttcattctcTAGTCTGATTTCACCaattaaggatgaaactggtttcatccagtgatAATCTGACATAAAAcaaaattctgaatttctttCAAATTTATAATCTGACATCAAAAAtgaaatctaaaaataaaaaacataccATTATTCTCATTCTTCCCAGTAGCCTCCATAACACAACCCCTAAATTTTCCAGTTAGGAAAGTTGCATCCAAGAACAATATCGGGCGAAAATATTCGAAACTCGAGATGCAAGCATCGAAGCCTAAGAACAAACTCTTAAATTGGCCCCTTTCAATTACTAAATCATCCCTATTACCTGGATCGTGTTTCTTCACGGCTTCACATCACCAAACCAAGTCGGTGTATGATTTAGTGTCCTCGCCATACAATTCCTTCAAACATAATTCTTTCCCGGCATGCGCATGATCGTAGCTCAATTCTAACCCATAATCATTTTTgaattctctaacaatatccctgACTTTCTTGTTGGGATTCTGTTCGATCTGGTCAAATATCAAGCTCTTGACAAGTTCGCGCGTAACTGGATCAGTCTTTGTTCCGTCACTATAACCAGCACAGCATGTATGTTCCCCGTTATAGGACTTGAAGAATAAATGACCCTTCACATTGGAAGTCTTCGGAGCTGCATGGAACATCCAGTCGCAAGTAAATTGCTCTTTGTAAAAACACTCCACCGTATACCGTTCTGGATTTCTCTTGACCACTCTGACTTTGCGACCAAAaaaatggttatatttctcaacaaTAAGACTAGCTTCATCTTGTCCTCCATAAAATTCTTGACCAACACCTTTTATAATAAACTCCCATTCAGCCTCCTTGCAAGATCTTTTAATTGCCAACTTTCCATAGAATGCACGTTCTTGAGACATGGGGATATATTGAGACGAAGCAAGCTCTTGAGAGGAAGGAATAAGTGACTGATCTGAGCTATTTCCTTTTACCTAAAAGAAACTCCGTCATTGTAGGTGTACGAGTAACTttactgctgctcggaagatgacgAGGAATAACCAACCGATCTCTGCTAGGGTCTGTGGTGTGAAAGAAAAGATTACTCACAActtgcctgcaagtatacagggataAGTTGTAGCTAGTGGGTAAGaagggtcagttccacagggattaGGAGGGTGTAATTGAAGTTAGACTAAGCTGGGCAGTGGATGCAAGACAAGTTGAAAGTTCACTAAGTcacagtggcagtgaaacaaagatggcagtgaagtaaaccaaggctgtgagccatgggcaggggtgagattgtgcaatAGTTACTGACAAAGAGAAAAATGCAGAaagtgaagttactaaggcaattgaatccaccatgTGCCTATATCAAACAATGCAGTCAAGGTTGAgttggagttcctaagcatacatctagaatgagatgaaaatcagcttgctcactgatatgcccctagaattgattgtcttttgac
This genomic stretch from Papaver somniferum cultivar HN1 chromosome 5, ASM357369v1, whole genome shotgun sequence harbors:
- the LOC113279987 gene encoding uncharacterized protein LOC113279987, whose protein sequence is MSQERAFYGKLAIKRSCKEAEWEFIIKGVGQEFYGGQDEASLIVEKYNHFFGRKVRVVKRNPERYTVECFYKEQFTCDWMFHAAPKTSNVKGHLFFKSYNGEHTCCAGYSDGTKTDPVTRELVKSLIFDQIEQNPNKKVRDIVREFKNDYGLELSYDHAHAGKELCLKELYGEDTKSYTDLVWGCVMEATGKNENNGKFPLVYDIVSSETIENWHWFLEKLKTILGSRVLTIISDRHEGLIQGIRDVFPTFHHGWCYQHLKNNVRGKTNKKKGEHGAAMDLFKQCFYSSMHEGFHQGMQKLKDMGYDGLHKFFGDLLVELVQCTLSGLSLWRHMFKNCRVVQLLDYGSKRLEKKVMAFIRAGVQWRISKSGDMEWEVFDGKNTHAVNIAKFQCSCRVWFTEQFPCDHAIACMHSNKINVYEYINPYFSIASFRVSYDRPIKPIPDYDKPIDVATGNLVNPPAVLGKKPGRLKKKQIPNTGNCHTQAHHNKTSCPHPPAKKQC